AGCAATTGCATATTATCTCTGGCGAATCACTGCCTGCTGGTTGGTCGGGCAAACTTTGGGCTGTTGAGCAAGGTATAAAAAGTGCTAGTAAATTCGCACCCGACTATTTTTTACTGACCGATGCAGATATCGAACACGATCCTGGTAATCTCCGCCGACTCGTTGCGAAGGCTGTTCAAGAAGATTTAGACTTGGTTTCGGTAATGGTGCGACTCAGATGTGAGAGCTTTTGGGAAAAACTTTTGATTCCGGCTTTCGTGTTTTTCTTCCAAAAACTCTATCCCTTTCGTTGGGTTAATAATCCAAACAATCCCACAGCCGCCGCAGCTGGAGGTTCTATTCTGATCGCCCGTGAAGCTTTAGAACGAATTGGAGGCATTCAAGTGATTCGCCAAGCTTTAATCGACGATTGCGCCCTAGCTCAAGCTGTTAAGAAGAATGGGGGACAAGGGGACAAGGAGACAAGGGGAATAAACAAAATTCCTAGTCAAGGGCGTATCTGGTTAGGATTGAGTAGCTTGACTCACAGTCTACGTCCTTATGACTCGCTAGCGACAATTTGGGATATGGTTGCTCGTACTGCCTATACTCAACTAAATTATTCGCCATTACTACTCTTGGGCACTTTGGTGGGAATGCCTTTGATTTATCTAGTTTCACCTGTGTGTGTAATTCTAGGTATAGTTTGGGGCAATTGGGCGA
The Nostoc punctiforme PCC 73102 genome window above contains:
- a CDS encoding glycosyltransferase gives rise to the protein MGVIVLGLTLLSLAIWLGLLCFWGQFWRTDQQLEVETLYKTSLQSLPVVCAVVPARNEAELIPTSLRSLLLLDYPGSFNVFLVDDRSTDRTANFAEGVAHAVGKPQQLHIISGESLPAGWSGKLWAVEQGIKSASKFAPDYFLLTDADIEHDPGNLRRLVAKAVQEDLDLVSVMVRLRCESFWEKLLIPAFVFFFQKLYPFRWVNNPNNPTAAAAGGSILIAREALERIGGIQVIRQALIDDCALAQAVKKNGGQGDKETRGINKIPSQGRIWLGLSSLTHSLRPYDSLATIWDMVARTAYTQLNYSPLLLLGTLVGMPLIYLVSPVCVILGIVWGNWAIALTGLLGWLLMTFAYYPTIRFYKCSPWFALSLPAIAFLYTLMTLDSALRHWQGRGGAWKGRVYPSSDNL